In a single window of the Elaeis guineensis isolate ETL-2024a chromosome 4, EG11, whole genome shotgun sequence genome:
- the LOC105042533 gene encoding uncharacterized protein — MMATAAAKAVSDEKPKRFSATAIESATGASSLPTSRLLSSYLGISFAVFLGFLPKASLSYVPSLQSRNRILAFKLFQAEEQLRQLRSRRREDAKANARVAEIFAGHRHAWHQEERRLLHQHSAAADEIAALKARISDLEKTEADLRSSVEKLERQVSERDEMLDFMARKAEGGGDFKEAKDLGLEEEEEEEFSSGMGGKLRVSEEGLDPVVPESCFLERNAELDEMMSLYAKPNGFGRDFLPVAASKPWTDRSAGWQEMHHDCLEPVYGMKPFVPRREYPWKVDGESAGVSSKLKLLEQELINLEKVGKGELSKMSSLMTKQAKRYQSLAGKIDDLCRRMQVSDPCDATLSPEFRTQRQTEFLLEAFRLQNRATEIRQKLSTLQTETTKSHLGDELSAQTKLSTRRSLDLIRKNFKEIQRNLEIWLARIMGDLEGILARDSASRVSDYYVPPYPFVQ; from the exons ATGATGGCAACAGCGGCGGCCAAAGCGGTCTCAGACGAAAAGCCGAAGCGCTTTTCGGCGACGGCCATCGAATCCGCCACCGGCGCCTCCTCGCTGCCGACCTCTCGCCTCCTCTCCTCGTATCTCGGCATCAGCTTCGCCGTGTTCTTGGGCTTTCTTCCTAAAGCCTCCCTCTCCTACGTTCCTTCTCTCCAGTCCCGCAACCGGATCCTCGCCTTCAAGCTGTTCCAGGCAGAGGAACAACTCCGCCAGCTCCGCTCCCGCCGCCGGGAGGATGCCAAGGCCAACGCCCGCGTCGCCGAGATCTTCGCCGGCCACCGCCACGCCTGGCACCAGGAGGAGCGCCGGCTCCTCCACCAGCACTCCGCCGCCGCCGACGAAATCGCCGCCCTCAAAGCCCGCATCTCCGATCTGGAGAAAACGGAAGCGGACCTCAGATCCTCCGTCGAGAAGCTGGAGAGACAGGTAAGCGAGAGGGATGAGATGCTGGATTTCATGGCGAGGAAGGCGGAAGGAGGAGGGGATTTCAAAGAGGCGAAGGATTTGggtttggaggaggaggaggaggaggagttcTCGTCGGGTATGGGGGGGAAGCTTAGGGTTTCAGAGGAAGGGTTGGATCCGGTGGTGCCGGAGAGTTGCTTCTTGGAGAGGAACGCGGAGTTGGATGAGATGATGTCGCTCTATGCTAAACCGAATGGTTTTGGAAGGGATTTCTTGCCGGTGGCGGCTTCCAAACCGTGGACGGATAGATCGGCCGGATGGCAG GAAATGCATCATGATTGCCTTGAACCAGTGTATGGCATGAAGCCTTTTGTACCAAG GAGAGAGTACCCTTGGAAAGTAGATGGTGAATCGGCAGGAGTGTCCTCTAAGCTTAAATTGCTGGAGCAAGAATTAATCAATTTGGAGAAAGTTGGGAAGGGAGAGTTGTCCAAGATGTCATCCCTGATGACGAAGCAGGCAAAGAGATACCAATCTCTGGCTGGTAAAATTGATGATTTATGCAGGAGAATG CAAGTTAGTGATCCATGTGATGCAACACTCAGCCCAGAGTTCCGAACACAAAGACAGACTGAATTTTTGCTCGAGGCATTCCGTCTTCAAAACCGGGCTACGGAAATAAGGCAGAAGCTGAGCACACTGCAAACTGAGACAACCAAGAGCCATCTGGGGGATGAGCTATCAGCACAGACCAAGTTGAGCACAAGGAGATCTTTGGATTTGATCAGAAAGAACTTCAAGGAAATACAGAGGAACTTGGAAATCTGGTTGGCCCGAATTATGGGGGATTTGGAGGGTATTTTGGCCAGGGACAGTGCATCACGTGTAAGCGATTACTATGTACCTCCATACCCTTTTGTCCAATGA
- the LOC105042532 gene encoding large ribosomal subunit protein eL13z: MVKHNNVVPNGHFKKHWQNYVRTWFNQPARKTRRRIARQKKAVKIFPRPTAGPLRPIVQCQTLKYNMKSRAGRGFTLEELKAAGIPKKLAPTIGIAVDHRRKNRSLEGLQANVQRLKTYKAKLVIFPRHARKFKAGDSAPEELATASQVQGPYMPIVHEKPSVELVKVTDEMKSFRAYAKLRVERMNQRQVGARMKKAAEAEKEEKK; encoded by the exons ATGGTTAAACACAACAATGTTGTGCCAAATGGGCACTTCAAGAAGCACTGGCAGAATTATGTGAGGACTTGGTTCAACCAACCAGCTCGCAAAACCAGAAGACGCATTG CTAGACAGAAAAAGGCTGTGAAGATTTTCCCACGTCCTACTGCTGGACCCCTCCGCCCCATTGTTCAATGTCAGACCCTCAAGTACAACATGAAATCTAGAGCAGGCAGGGGTTTTACCCTAGAGGAGCTTAAG GCAGCAGGGATTCCAAAAAAGCTTGCTCCTACCATTGGAATTGCAGTTGATCACCGCCGAAAGAACCGTTCCCTGGAGGGTCTCCAAGCAAATGTCCAAAGACTTAAAACATACAAGGCCAAATTAGTTATCTTCCCAAGACATGCACGCAAGTTTAAG GCTGGTGATTCTGCACCAGAGGAGCTTGCAACTGCAAGCCAGGTCCAGGGACCATACATGCCCATTGTTCATGAGAAGCCTTCTGTTGAGCTTGTAAAGGTCACCGATGAGATGAAATCATTCAGGGCCTATGCCAAGCTTCGTGTTGAGCGGATGAACCAACGCCAAGTGGGTGCCAGGATGAAGAAGGCTGCGGaggcagagaaggaagaaaagaagtaa